DNA from Pelobacter propionicus DSM 2379:
CAGCGATGAGCCGGCATGACCGAGGATGAGCAGCCCCAGAGCCATAAGTCCAATGGCGGGATAGATGACCACATTGGCGCCGAACCGGTCGTACAACCGGCCGGTAAAGAGCCTGGATCCCACCGAGCAGGTAGCCATGACAACGAAGAAATAGGCGGCTGCCGCGTCCAGCCGAAGGCTGTTGGCGTAGACCGTGACAAAGGTGATCACCGCGGCATTGGCAACGGACAGGAGCAGGACCATGCCCGAGGCCGGCATGGCCTGGGCCTCGAAGAGGTCCCTCAGTGCAAAACCCCGCACAGCGCTTTGTTTGGTGGATGGTTCCTCCTGGACGTCGATCATCAGGGCAATCAGGAACCCTGCCAACGAGATGGCGGCACTGAAGATGAAAACCCGGCTGAATCCGAATGACTTTGCAAGGTTAAGGCCGATATAGGGGCCGATGGCATTGCCGGCGGTGACAACCATGGTCAGGTAGCCCAGCCCCTCGCCCTTGCGCTTGAGAGGGGCAAGCCTGCTGCCGATGGCATTGATGCAGGTATTGACGATGGCAAAACAGGCCCCGCTGAAAAAACGGATCAGCAGTACCAGTGCCGTTGCATCGGTCAGCAGAAACAGGCAATTGGAGAACATGAACAGAAATCCGCTGGCCAGCAGCACGGTCCGTACGCCGAACATGCTCTCGAAGCGGCTTGTCTGTGCCCGGAACAGGACCGACGCCAGCAGGAAAACCGCGTTGACCATCCCGGCGGCGGCCAGGGAGCCGTGGAGCTCGTCGAGAACGTAGACCGGGAGGACGGGCAGATAGAGGGAGTAGGGGATAAAGATCAGGAACGAAGCCAGCAGGGTCAGAGTATAGGGTTTTGTCCATAAAGCCTCGTTATTCATGCCTCAAGCTCCCCCTTGCCGTCCGGCGTCACGTATTTCCGGGCATTTTCACGGATATGGGTCAGAAGATACTGCAGCTCGTTCTGCTGTTCCCCGGAAAGGCCGGCAAGCAGCGACGAGCGGTGTTCCCTGATGCGCTCTTCCCATTGCGGATACAGCTGCACGGCTCTTTCGCTCAGGCTGGTTGTCTTGGTGCGCCGGTCCATTCCCTCGCTCCTGTCGATCAGCCCCCGCTGTTCGAGCCTGGCCAGGCTTTTGGTGATGGCTGGCGGCTCGATATGGAGGAAAGCGGCCAGGCTGCGCTGGGTCTGGGGGCCGTGGAGTTTTAGGGCGCGTATGAGGCTCCATTCCGAACTGGACAGTCCCCATGGTTCGAGCACCCGATTGATCCCCCTGGCAATCACCCGGGTGGTTTGATGTAAATTGTGCAGCAGTCTGTCCGAGTCGTTCATGGTTCCCCTGTTATCCGTTAACCGGTTAACTAATTTTCGGCAAACCTAGGAGTCTGTCGGGCTTGACCTCAGGGGCGCCCTCTTTTGTGGCCAAGCCGATTAAAAAAGTTCCGTATGTGTTCGTCTTCCCACCGGCAACCTGGTTAATTCAGCCCTTTCAGCGATGACTGCGGTTATTACAGGCTGATTTTCGCTATTTCTCATTCTATCCGGCCAAGACATGCAGCCGTTTGATGTTGTAGGCCATGCAGACGAGGTTCCATTCGCCTTTTACTGCTTCAAAGCCACGAAGAAGAAAGCTTCTGAATCCCATGACCGCCTTGATGATGCCGAAGACCGGTTCCGAGGTGACTTTTCGCTGGGCGTAGATCGCCTTGCCGGAAGGTGTCTTCAGGCGATGCTTCATTCTGGCCACGGAATCGGCATCTTCGGGTAACGGCGGCGGTTCGGCAAAGCGCTCCATCAGTGGCACGTTGTGACTCTGCCGGTCTACGGCAATGTAGGGAGTTATCCCGTTCTCCTCACAGGCAGTTACATTGGTTTCGCTGAAGTAGCCACTGTCAGCTACCAGATCGGTTGCCTTGCCAAGCTTCTCAGGCAGCGCCGCCAGGTTCTCCAGGGTCGGTGTCAGCTCCTGTTTGTCATTGGGATTCTGGGTAACATGGGCCGAAACGATGAGCTTTGATGCCGTATCCACACCGGCCTGGGCGTTGTACGTCTGCTCGAATCCGCCACCGGAGGTCGGCATGATCCGCGACTCTTCATCGGTCAGATTGACCTGATCTTTGGCAGTGGGGCCGGATTTGGGCGGTTTCGGCTCTTTCCCCTTGGCCTTCTTGCCCGTTGCCTGCTCCTTCTTGGCCCGTTCGGCGACTTTCTTCTCATAAGCGGCCTGTTCACGAGCATGGCGCTCAGCGGCTCGTTTTTCGATCTCGACCTTGGCTGCGGCAATGGCGGAAAGACGCTTTTCCCGACGTTCCAGTTCTTCGGGGATGTTCATGCCGTCCGGAATATCGGCACGGTCCGCTGCCTCGGCCTTTTTGAGCAGTTCGCCAACCTCAGCCTTGATCTGCTCTTCAAGCTTGCAGGCATGCTCATAGCTCAGCGCCTTGTGCTTGGAGGCGTTCGCCTTGATTTTGCTGCCATCCAAACTAACGTTGCCCAGTTTCAGCACCTCCATCTGATGAGCGATCAGCAGAATCTGGGCAAACAGCTTGTTCAGTTGCGGCAGAAAACGCCGGCGGAAGGTGGCAATGGTATCGTGGTCAGGATGACTGTTTGCCGCTATGAACCGGAATGCCACGGAGTCGTAGGTGCTGCGCTCAAGCTTCCGGCTGGAGAATACGCCTGTCGCATAACCGTAAAACAACAATGCTACCAGCATCTCAGGGTTATAGGGCTGCGAGCCTCGGCCGGCATAGGTAGCTTTCAAAGAGCGCAGGTCGAGCTGTTCGACAATTTCGACCACAAACCGGGCCAAGTGCTTTTCTGGTAGCCAATCCTGCAGCGATGGCGGGAGCAGATAGGGTGTTTCCCGGTCAACTTCAATAAACTTTGATTTCATAGTCAACCCCGATACCTAACCAGTTGATATTACCGGACAAATATACGGGATACACCAAGAAAACGCAAGCTAAAGCTGACGACTTATTCAATAAATACAGCAGGTTAACCAATTGAAAACGCCCTGGAGATGACGGCTGAATGCGTTAAGCCCGACAGACTCCTAGCAGAGAATGAATTGTCTGTCAACGCGGGGGTGGGATTCCGTGGTGAGGGTTAGGCTGTTCCAGCGTGGGAAATGACAAAAGGCGGCCCCCATGGCCGCCTTTTGTCATTCATCCTGCATCATAAACCCGTTTCTCAGAGATATTTCTGGATCTCCGCAGGCGTGGGGCTCGTGCCGGAACATACCACCCTGCCGTCGATGACCAGTGCCGGAGTGCTCATCACGCCATACTGCATGATCGACGCCATGTCCTCCTCAACCTTGATCACATCCGCCTTGACCCCCGTGGCCCTGACCGCTGCGTGAACCGCGTCCAGGAGCGTCGTGTCCGTGGTGCAACAACCTGCCAGCACTTCGATCTTCATGTCTCGTCTCCCTTTCTTGAGGCTGGATTCCGGTTTCTGGTTTCTGCGGTTCCCGTCAGATCCGATTCATAGAAGGACCGCTTCGGACCCAAAGGGGAGCAGGCGCGGCAATACCGGTAACGGGATTGGCATGACCGCTGAAGTAAAGGGCACCCCATGGGGGTGCCCTTTACCTGCCGGTTACTGTTTCAGTCGCCTGGTCCGGGGTGGCTGCATTTTGCGCAACCTGGCTCGTTCTGCCCCTTTCGGGTCTGGAATTTCACAAGGCTCTCGTGGTCGCGGGAGATCTGGTCGCTGTCCGGGGAGTGGCGCTTCAGAAGATCCAGCAGGTCGGCGGAGAGCCGGTTGATGTCGCGGCTGATGGTGTAGTGCATCCAGACGCCGTCGCGCCGGTCATCCAGCCAGCCGGAGCGCTTCAGGTAGGCCAGATGGCGCGACACCGTGGACTGGGGCAGTTTCAGCACCGCCATCAGGTCGCAGACGCACAGTTCCCCCTCCGTCTGCAGCAGCATCAGGATACGCAGGCGGATCGGGTCGGAGAGGCATTTGAATGTCTGGGCGAGCTGTTGCATGGTGACTGTTTATAAAACGGATCGGCCGCCGGGTCAAGCCCGGGGCCTCGGGAGTACCCTGTCAGGGGGTAATGGCGGTGGCCAGAAACACCGGATAGACCTGTCCATCCTTGGCGATTTCCGTGACAGTCGAAATGCTTATGTCCGTAAAGCCGGCCTGACGCAGCATCTGCTCGAACTGCTCTTGCTCGAAGCCGTTGTGAAACACGCCAACAGGATCCCCATGGAAGCTGCCATCCTCGGCCTCAAGGTCGGTGATGGCCACGTGGCCGCCTGGATGCAGCAGGCTGCGCAGCGATGCCAGCAGCGGGACAATGTCCGGGATGTGGTGCATGGTCATGGAGCAGGTGATCAGGTGGTAGCGGCCGCCGGGCAGCTCTCCCTGTTCCAGGTCGAGGCGCACCGCCCGGACAGTGCTGCAACCCAGCTCGGCGGCTTTGGCGTTGAACTGTTCCACCATTTTTTCCGAGCTGTCCACCCCCAGCATGCTGCCCAGCAGGGGAGACAGGTTGAGCGTCACCAGGCCGGTTCCGCAGCCGAAATCCATGGCATCCCACTCGCGGGAGAGCGGCAGGGCCGCTGCCATGGCTGCGGCGACTTCGCGCCCCAGCCTGACCCGCTGCGGTTTCTCGTCCCAGGTTTGCGCTGCCGTATCAAAGTCCCTGCGCTCCGTCATGCCTTCTGTCCCGTTTTTCCCTCTTCGATGCGGCAGCAGGGGGGGGCGTCGCTTCCCTTGTCTTGCCTCCTGGCTCCGTCGTTCTTTTCCGCCCTGACCCTGACCAGTTCGCCCACGATGCTGATGGCGATCTCCTCGGGGGTCTCCGCCCTGATATTTGTGCCGATGGGGGAGTAGACCCTGTCCAGCTCCTCCTGGGTGAAGCCGTGGCCGATGATCTCCTGGTATACCAGATCCCGCTTGCCGCGGCTGCCGATCATGCCGATGTAGGCCGCGCCGCTTCTCAACAGTTGCTCCAGCACGTCCTTGTCGTACAGGTGACCGCGGGTGACTATCACCAGGTAGCTGTCACCGTCGATGCCCAGCTGGGGCAGTTTCCTGAAATTATCGATCACCATGGTCTCTATCGGTTCGGGAAAGCGCTCCTGGTTGGCAAATTCGGCCCGGTCATCCAGGACGATTGTCCTGAAGCCGACGCTTTCGCTCAAGGCTGCTACCTTCTGGGAGACGTGTCCGGCGCCGAACAGATAGACAGTCCCCCCCTGGCGCAGCGGTTCCACCAGGAAGCGCTGCTCATTGAAGGCTTCCGAATGCAGGGTTATCTTTGCGGGGCCGGCCACCAGCTTTTCCAGCAGGTACGGGCTGCAGCTTACCGTGCCGACCAGGGTCTTGTCAGGTTTCACCAAACACTGTTGGCGCTCCACACCGCCGCTGCCGTTGTTTTTCCCCAGCAGGGTGACCAGCCATCCCTTGCCGTTTTTTTCTGTTATCTTGGCAACTTCCGTATAGATATCCAGGTTGTCGTCGTTCTTCCCATCGATGACATCCACCAGGATCTCGCCCGAGCCGCCGCAGATCATGTCAGAAAGGGAGGCATCCTTGCCGGTCAGGTTGAATGACTGGATCAGCGTCCTGCCCGAAGGAATCGACTGCTTTGCAAGGTCGATGGCGCTGGCTTCCAGGCGTCCTCCGCCGATGGTGCCGATGATCGAGCCGTCTTTGCGGACGATCATCTTGGCCCCTTCGGCGCGCGGAGCCGAACCGGTCTTGTCGAAGATGGTGGCGACCGCGAAGCTTTCCCGGTTTTTGAGCAACTCAATCATGGCCCTGTAGAAATTTTTCATTGGATGGTACCTCGTTGGTTAGTGGGGTAGGCACGCACTTTATTGGAGATGGCTCTCCGGAGCGCGTATCATGCACCGAGCCGGCAACCGATGTCAATGTCTCCGTTATGTATAAAAGGTGAGAGCGGCGGAGTGAAACGCGAACCGCCGGGCGGGGGATTATTGTACTGGAGAGGTTGCCTGCTTTGGCATATAGTGCGGCTGCTGCATGCACTAATTACCTTCAGGAGGGTGTCTATGGCGACAACTGGACAGAGCGCGCCCCATGTCAAGGCGCGCCGT
Protein-coding regions in this window:
- a CDS encoding class I SAM-dependent DNA methyltransferase, whose product is MTERRDFDTAAQTWDEKPQRVRLGREVAAAMAAALPLSREWDAMDFGCGTGLVTLNLSPLLGSMLGVDSSEKMVEQFNAKAAELGCSTVRAVRLDLEQGELPGGRYHLITCSMTMHHIPDIVPLLASLRSLLHPGGHVAITDLEAEDGSFHGDPVGVFHNGFEQEQFEQMLRQAGFTDISISTVTEIAKDGQVYPVFLATAITP
- a CDS encoding MarR family winged helix-turn-helix transcriptional regulator, with product MNDSDRLLHNLHQTTRVIARGINRVLEPWGLSSSEWSLIRALKLHGPQTQRSLAAFLHIEPPAITKSLARLEQRGLIDRSEGMDRRTKTTSLSERAVQLYPQWEERIREHRSSLLAGLSGEQQNELQYLLTHIRENARKYVTPDGKGELEA
- a CDS encoding ArsR/SmtB family transcription factor, which translates into the protein MQQLAQTFKCLSDPIRLRILMLLQTEGELCVCDLMAVLKLPQSTVSRHLAYLKRSGWLDDRRDGVWMHYTISRDINRLSADLLDLLKRHSPDSDQISRDHESLVKFQTRKGQNEPGCAKCSHPGPGD
- a CDS encoding thioredoxin family protein, with protein sequence MKIEVLAGCCTTDTTLLDAVHAAVRATGVKADVIKVEEDMASIMQYGVMSTPALVIDGRVVCSGTSPTPAEIQKYL
- a CDS encoding IS1182 family transposase encodes the protein MKSKFIEVDRETPYLLPPSLQDWLPEKHLARFVVEIVEQLDLRSLKATYAGRGSQPYNPEMLVALLFYGYATGVFSSRKLERSTYDSVAFRFIAANSHPDHDTIATFRRRFLPQLNKLFAQILLIAHQMEVLKLGNVSLDGSKIKANASKHKALSYEHACKLEEQIKAEVGELLKKAEAADRADIPDGMNIPEELERREKRLSAIAAAKVEIEKRAAERHAREQAAYEKKVAERAKKEQATGKKAKGKEPKPPKSGPTAKDQVNLTDEESRIMPTSGGGFEQTYNAQAGVDTASKLIVSAHVTQNPNDKQELTPTLENLAALPEKLGKATDLVADSGYFSETNVTACEENGITPYIAVDRQSHNVPLMERFAEPPPLPEDADSVARMKHRLKTPSGKAIYAQRKVTSEPVFGIIKAVMGFRSFLLRGFEAVKGEWNLVCMAYNIKRLHVLAG
- a CDS encoding MFS transporter is translated as MNNEALWTKPYTLTLLASFLIFIPYSLYLPVLPVYVLDELHGSLAAAGMVNAVFLLASVLFRAQTSRFESMFGVRTVLLASGFLFMFSNCLFLLTDATALVLLIRFFSGACFAIVNTCINAIGSRLAPLKRKGEGLGYLTMVVTAGNAIGPYIGLNLAKSFGFSRVFIFSAAISLAGFLIALMIDVQEEPSTKQSAVRGFALRDLFEAQAMPASGMVLLLSVANAAVITFVTVYANSLRLDAAAAYFFVVMATCSVGSRLFTGRLYDRFGANVVIYPAIGLMALGLLILGHAGSSLHMLMAASLIGLAYGAAVPGFLTLAIQHSPAHRTSAVTATYFTFLDIGLGTGSCLVGACIAFTGYSGLYFLLSPFVLAIMLLYYRLSRTRNKPALPA
- a CDS encoding XdhC family aldehyde oxidoreductase maturation factor; translated protein: MKNFYRAMIELLKNRESFAVATIFDKTGSAPRAEGAKMIVRKDGSIIGTIGGGRLEASAIDLAKQSIPSGRTLIQSFNLTGKDASLSDMICGGSGEILVDVIDGKNDDNLDIYTEVAKITEKNGKGWLVTLLGKNNGSGGVERQQCLVKPDKTLVGTVSCSPYLLEKLVAGPAKITLHSEAFNEQRFLVEPLRQGGTVYLFGAGHVSQKVAALSESVGFRTIVLDDRAEFANQERFPEPIETMVIDNFRKLPQLGIDGDSYLVIVTRGHLYDKDVLEQLLRSGAAYIGMIGSRGKRDLVYQEIIGHGFTQEELDRVYSPIGTNIRAETPEEIAISIVGELVRVRAEKNDGARRQDKGSDAPPCCRIEEGKTGQKA